CACtgtgcaaattgcccaacatatgcaGGTTAGCATCGTCAGTCTCTGTGCTGCGGACCCTGctatacatttctaacataGCACTTTGGGGTACTCAACATTTCCGGGTTCACTAAAGGACCCTATGAGCGGCAAACGGACACTAGGCATTATCATACAATTACATTTAACCATTTAGTTAAGGGCTGCACAGTTTAACGGGGATTGGTCAAAGAAAAGGACAACACATCCTGATTAGTCGTAGACTAAGGATTACATTGTTCCATCAGCCTGAGTGAGTTATCAGCGACACACACAGTATGGTATCAATGAGGTCTGCTCAGTCCGTCAGTGTTCAGGAAGCCGTTATGTGGATGCTGTTTAGTAACAATACCAGACCAGCTCTCTTTTTGACGTTGATCTTTTTCatcattttattatatatatatttataatatgtacagaaaaaaaacatgatcaAACTCAGCAGGGAGACAGCACCAAAGTGAACAAGCCGAACAGAAAAAAGACAGAAGGTGAGTGACAGGCAGCTCCTGCCCGGTGCTTTTTATTAACAACAACACCTAGTGAGTGCCTTTAATAAGCCATTGAACAGCCATGGACAAGTGTGCAAATGACTTGGACACAAATACCCCTTTCCCCGGAAACCAAGAGAGACGGCTCAGAAAGAAAAGTGTCTTTTCATCGGAATCACATTCATCAGTGAAAGCCCCCCCATTCAGATTCCCCTTCTCATTCTTCCATCGACTGGACAACACGGTattcaatgaatacattaaaatcAGTAGAATAACAAGACTTGCTGAaagaaagatttaaaaaaaaaaaaggacaacatccagggtgtgtgtgtgtgtgtgtctcaagtGTTAGGTTTCAAACGATTGCTTGTTCTGCGTCTACTCAAGTGTGATACCAGGATGCCAACATGTGTCCATAAAGCTTCAGGAATGTTACACGCAACCCTGACACCCACGCACACGCAACCCTGACGCACACGCACAGCTGTTTCCTTCCCTTCCTCTTAATGTGAGATTAAAGTCCTGCAAAGCAAACTACTGTAttccagtacacacacacacacacacacacacacacacacacacaccacacacacacacacacacacacacacacacacacacacacacacacacacacacacaccacacacacacacacacacacacacacacacacacacacacacacacacacacacacacacacacacacacacacacacacacacacacacacacaccacacacacacacacacacacacacacacacacacacaccacaggatAATGTGACTCCTGCAGTCGGATGTATCAACTTGCAGCAATGGGTTGCCTTGAATTGGGAGTTCATATCCGGTCTGCAAACCAAGACCAGTCAGTCCCGGAATCTCCAGACACCCCGAACACAACACAGGGATGGAGCAGACCACATGCTTTGGTTCAGCATGGATCTCCCTGCTGTGTAGGAGCCACAGATAACCGAGTGAAGTCAAAACAAAGTGAGTTCTTGGAAGGCCCTAATGCGTGTTTCCAGTTCTCAGAGTTCACGTCAGTGTGGAGGCCCCTCCACAGAAATCAGTGTGGAGGCCCCTCCACAGAAGTCAGTGTGGAGGCCCCTCCACAGAAGTCAGTGTGGAGGCCCCTCCACAGCAGTCAGTGTGGAGGCCCCTCCACAGAAGCTCTTTTCCTCACACTCCTCCTAGTTTCCCTGGAAGTAGACCTAACACAGCTACGAGAAGCGCTCCAGGCATGTAAACACTCTCCTACCTTTGCCATTTCAACGTTACCATGCCAACAGGGGGCATTTAATGACAACCGGCTAGCAAGGTCCTAACAGAACATCAGATCTGTTCACAAATATGTCTTGCAAGACGGATTAATATGTTCCTCTCATGTAAATATACCCAATAGAATGAAATGTCACGCTGAAGTCCAAGTTCACTCGGAAACACTGCTTCTTTAAGATGCCTTTAGGAGGTTTAAATGATATGGGAATTCTTCCTGTGTCCGTGTCCATGATTATTAACATTTCTTTAAAAATGTAGAAGGGTCTTTTGCTTTGTTGAACATGAAAGCTTCAGTAGACTTCAAATAAAGTGCCTCCTTCGTCCTGTTCTTGAACATATAGCCTTGTTTATTAAAAGTATAGCGAGTAATGATTGTAAGGGACTCAAATGTGAAAGAAATAATCACAACTGGCAAACTAAAGCATCTGACCAGAAAGCCAAACTGCACAGGGACGAATAAGAAACCGAATGTGACACGACTACAACAGGTCGTTCTCAGGGAAGTTACAGCAGCCCCCCCCAGCAGACAGACACACCTCCACCTCAGCCCCCCCAGCAGACAGACACACCTCCACCTGCAAACAAGCAAGAAATGAAATCCTAAAAGCTATCCGTCACCCGCTGAGCACGAGAATTTAAGCAAATTATACACGTCTCCTTCAGAAGTGTCGatgagtaaataaaaaaaaacaataaatccACAACAACAATAAATTGTAAGATCAACGCAGAATGTTGCCAATCGCTTTCATTTAAGTTAAATCTTCCCCCTCTATGCATCTGCTCTGGAATATTTAGTGTCTCCAGGAAGCCCCCGTGTCAAATGTTACAGCATGTCGTCACGTTGCTTGCTGTTAATGTATGAGATGAAAACTAAGAGTCAAATGAACCCCATATCCTGCTGTTCTCTCAGCCGCGCCTCCACCCCAGCTCTGACGTCTCTATGTGGAATTAAGTCACCTGCCAGCACTCCTCTTCTTCCCCAAGTGTTGAGCAGTGAATGCTTCCCTCAGAACCAAGTGCGATCCCTCTTTGCATCTAGATCTTCTCCTGTATGTAGCCGAgccaaagtagcaaaacaattCATTTCAGAGGAAATGCCCCTGACCAATCACGTTCTGACTTTAAGAGAACATGGATCCAAAGGAAGCAGGCTATGGTATTAGCCGTGTGGTACAGAGTGGCCTCTTGAGTAAACCGTGTTAACTGGCTGTTAGCGACCAAGCTAGCTGGCTTGCTAAATGCAACTGGTTGGCTTGCAAATTAGCCCCACAAGTAGCCGCTATGCTACCTAGCTTGTTGCGCTAGAAGGTGACTTTTATTTTGCTCTGCCACTTCAGAATGCTTCAAATTAAATCATTGTCGGTTCCAAACACCTCTTTCCGTGGTGCCCATGTGGGACTGCTTCCAACAATGTTTGGAACTTCAACCCGACAATCAGTTTAGGGCAAGGTCACACATGAGCCAATGAGGACCCCTGACGGGTTTGACCAAAGTTGAACTCTATGCCAAGCAGAGACTCGTCATCACTCGTGCCGAATGGAAGTCAAGGTGAGTTGAATATTCATTCAGCAAACGTGTGACCATGGCCTGATTCAGCACCAGCTGCATGTGAGGAGTTTGCATTCTTCACATGACGACTGCCAGTTCCCTCAAAGTGTGTTCAGACAGAAACCCAGGTCAATTCTTAATGCTAGCGAGATTGCATTCAGACTCTATGGAAAGGCATTACCAGATGCAGGTTCACCGGGGGTCTGGGATCAGACGTGTGTCCCTGCTGCCCTACCAGCTGGTAGTGTGGTTACAGAGAAACGAATAGTAATATAAATCCTTGCTTGATGCAGAATTAAAACAACCACAGTAAGAGCAGCAGCTGGATAATAGTTTGTGGGGAAACTACACAATGCGTGTCCAAAGCCTTTGGCAATCAAAGGGGATCGCACACATCTGATGCCAAGTGTAGGTGGTTGGGCCTGTTGACCCGCTGCAATATGATTGGCTGTTTGCCAAGTACTGTCTTAGCTCGTAGTTGGCAGAGGCAAATGTTTCCTTTCAATTGACAGCGCATAAAAAGGGCGAGTCAAGCATTAGAACAGCAAGTTGTGGAGAGCACGTGAACGATAAACCTCAAGTCATTGCTTCCTGTCTGAACACACCTTAAGAAACAGAGTGGCTTCAGGAGAGGACAGACGGAGGAGAGGCTTTCCCCCGGACCTCCACCGATACAGTTCAACCACTGTTCAGCAAGAGAGCatctacagtgtgtgtgtgtgtgtgtgtgtgtgtgtgtgtgtgtgtgtgtgtgtgtgtgtgtgtgtgtgtgtgtgtgtgtggtgtgtgtggtgtgtgtggtgtgtaggtgcgtgcgtgtaggtgtgtgtgtgtgtgtgtgtgtgtgtgtgtgtgtgtgtgtgtgtgtgtgtgtgtgtgtgtgtgtgtgtgtgtgtgtgtgtgtgtgtgtgtgtgtgtgtgtgtgtgtgtgtgtgtggataagCTCACTTGTATCTAAACCGAACCTTCCTCTGCCTCACTTCCATCCTAAATCAATAGCAATCTTCCCCGTGTCTCCTCTCTGTCCTCTTGGCAGAAAGTCAAAGTGGCCTCAGGGCCCCTCCCTTTCCTCTCCGGTGGTTGACGGGTGTAGGGGCCCAAATGGTTCAATCTGTTTTCTAATCTTAACAATCTTACAGTTTACTCCTCTGATCAACCGCCCCCGGATCTCCAGAAGGCGGCTAGAGGGGGGTGTGATGGAGGAGTGGGGGGTGAGGGAACACAGACGGAGAAGAGAGGGAGATTTCAGTGGGAATGGTGGAGGTGATGGTCAGGGTGGGCGGGCGGGTGTGGAGCGAGGGGTCTTTAACAGCAGCCCCCTCCGGACTGCCTGACAGGAGTGCTATCGATCTTGAGGTTGGGCTTGTCTCCGCCGGCTGTGGCCCCGGGGCCCATGCGCTTCTTGATCTCTGCTGCCATGGTCATGAAGGCCTGCTCTACGTTGGTGGCGTTCTTGGCGCTGGTCTCCAGGAAGGGGATGGCCAGGGAGTCGGCAAACTCCTGATGGAGAACATGGAGAACACTTATAGTGGGACAGGGAACTCATCACACAGACATGGAGCAACGGGTGCTGTATTCAAGTCAAACACAAAAACAGATCAATAATGAATAATCATAAAGATGCCCAATGATGCTCCTTGGGGTGCTCCCTCTCCTGTCGTGTGTGCTATAGCTTTCAGTGCATGTcaacggtctgcagaggctgAACCCCCtgagagtttctctcccacacaccagTGGTCACGGTACATTGGGGTGAGGTAGCATGATGTGACATCCGGAGCATGTTCTGTTTCTTGGAAGGCTGCAGGGCGTGTTCACATTCAGAGAAACAATCCTTACGTTTCCTTAAAGgctattgatttgaacaatcTGCAGTAAGTGTGAGTTTCTAACAGCTATCAAAAACATGCCAAAGTACAACGGACTGTTGAATAAAAGCTATGTGTCCGTGTGTCAGCAGTGATAGGTATGCCTGTTGGAGAGGGGTAGTCGGCTGCGTCTCCATTAGAGCACAGTGCCTTGTGCACCCCGCCCTCACAGGTGAGAGGAAGAATCATGCGACTGCCTCACCTTGGCCGTTGTGTAGTCCACTACTTTCTTAGTGGTCAGGTCACACTTGTTGCCCACCAGAAGCTTGTTGACATTTTCACTGGCGTAGCGGTCGATTTCCTGCAGCCACTGCTTGACGTTGTTATAGGACTCCTGCAGAGACAAGGATGTGAGCTCTGGAGCTGACTGCAGCACTCGGCAGGCATACAGCTAAAGGTCATTGTAGTACATCATTAACACCTGAACAATCTACAGAAACCACACACCAGAGCCCGGCAGGAGCAGCGTGTCGTGGAGCTGCAGTGACGGGGTTCTCTACTCGTGCACATCGGGTCATGAAAGTGATGCAACTGTTTTCTAGGCTGTGTTTAGCAATGAATTATAGTGTGATCTTTTTATATGTGTCACAATGATGTATTCATACAgccatataatacaaatacatagcTATATATGTCATGCTAGGACAAGACACAACTGGGAGTGTGTGTCCATGTAACCCACATCAGACCAGGGGAACAGGCAATGAACAGCATTTGGACACAGAATGTATATTTATCAAAGTAACAAGCGATAGCACCCTGAAGCAGTGAAGACCCACCTGATCCGTCACATCATATACAACAATGATGCCGTGAGCTCCGCGGTAGTAACTGGAGGTGATGGTACGAAACCTCTCCTGACCGGCAGTGTCCCACTGGCAGAGACACAGGCAGAGAAAGAACATTAGTAAACAACGTGAACAAATGGATTAATACCTTAACTTAGAACACCTTGAGACAATCCAGCATCTCAGGTGTTGTTCTGACTCACGGAGCAGTACGCAGAAGTGCAGCATTGAGGAGAAGATGTACCGTAAACAAATGGAGTGTAGCAACATCAATGCTATTGAGCTTATTTGTGGGTAGCAAAATAGCAGCGCTTGGAAATACACAAATAGCACTGAGCAGCAGAGTGGTGTGATGGTGCAACGATGCAGGTAGTGATGTGGAAATGCACATCATTCAGAGTTTCCCATATTAACTGACAGAGTAcagctcaccccccccccccccccacacttctTTCAGCAGCCTCTGTTTGGTGTAAAGAGGAAAAGCAATGCTTTGAAGCAGTTGGCTGAGAGGAAGCCCTGCTCCTGGGTCTGTGAAGAACAGTTCCGCCTGAAGTGCACGATGTGAGCATCCTCAGCTCTGCTCTGACTCACGTCTGCTGACCGAAGGGACCTGGTTATCTGAACGCTGTTCTCTGAAGCACGCTGCTGCATTTAGTCACCCTGTTGCGTCCTCCTCAGCCATCACAACCATCACCACAGAAAACTTGCTTTATCCGGGGAATGGGTTCTGCGGCCGGGGCTCCATTTTAGAAGGATCAAAATAGAATAAAACATACGTTGAAATATAACCTTCATAAAACAATAGAGGAAGTGGAATAAAGGTGTTGATCTAAACACAAGGCGTCAAAGCTACAGCAACAGGGTTCCACTGcagcacacacagaacaatctcATCTGAGTGGCCTCTGCCACCAAGCTGCTTCTCTGACATCACCTGTGCTACTCCTACTGGTGTTCTTGATCTACTTTGGGAATGTATCACTTTGTAACACAAAGGAGAATCTCGTACAAGGTTCTTAAAGCTGAAGTAATGTGAGCTTCAGGTTAGGGTTCATTTGTACCGTGAGAGTCAGCTAAAGGACGGGAACATGAGGCGTGTTTCAATGCACAAGAGCAAGTCAATCAAGAGCCCTGTGAAGTGCGCTTGTAGTTGTTGTGTATCTCTACAGCATTAGCagagctgctgtgtgtgtgcgtaacaCACTGGTGTCTCAGGTGGTGTCGCCTGGccctttaaataaaaacaggatccTCTTACAGCTTGCACCAAGTCTCAAATACGCACACACAGAAGGCTCTTGTGTGTTTGGATAACAATGGCTGGCTCTAAGCCCTagctcaggtgtgtgtgtgtgtgtgtgtgtgtgtgtgtgtgtgtgtgtgtgtgtgtgtgtgtgtgtgtgtgtgtgtgtgtgtgtgtgtgtgtgtgtgtgtgtgtgtgtgtgtgtgtgtgtgtgtgtgtgtgtgtgtgtgtgtgtgtgctcacaatCTGCAGTTTGATGGTCTTGCCATCCAACTCGATGGTGCGGATCTTGAAGTCCACGCCGATGGTGCTGATGTAGCTCTCCGTGTAGGTGTCGTCCTGCAGAGAGAACGGGAGTGAGCATGGGACCACAGGTTGTGTAAGAGCAACGATTTGAAGAGACCACAAGAGGGAGCAGACTTACCGCGAAACGCAGCAGGAGACAGGACTTCCCTACCCCAGAGTCTCCAATGAGGAGCAGCTTGAACAGATAGTCACTGCAAGAGAACATTCCAGGTCAGAACAGGGCCACATCTTAGGCTCAGCGCGCGCACCACGTCTCAATGCCGTGTGCCGCGTGTTACACGTTGACTCACAGCTTCCTCATCACCAAGGTGAACAGTGTTTTCATGAGTATACACCTTTGTTTTCTGAGAGACCACGAAGCAGATGTTCAAACCAATACCCCAACATGTTGTCTGCATGCCTCTGCTATCACCTGGGTGCCTCTCAGCTCCAGGACCGATGGAAAGACTGAAGGATGCTCCCTTGTTGCTGACGGCTCAGCAGTTTGCTAAAAGAGTTGGTTACTGTGGTT
This genomic stretch from Pseudochaenichthys georgianus chromosome 18, fPseGeo1.2, whole genome shotgun sequence harbors:
- the rab1ba gene encoding zRAB1B, member RAS oncogene family a, whose product is MNPEYDYLFKLLLIGDSGVGKSCLLLRFADDTYTESYISTIGVDFKIRTIELDGKTIKLQIWDTAGQERFRTITSSYYRGAHGIIVVYDVTDQESYNNVKQWLQEIDRYASENVNKLLVGNKCDLTTKKVVDYTTAKEFADSLAIPFLETSAKNATNVEQAFMTMAAEIKKRMGPGATAGGDKPNLKIDSTPVRQSGGGCC